In a genomic window of Vibrio marisflavi CECT 7928:
- a CDS encoding PTS mannitol transporter subunit IICB translates to MTSNARAKVQAFGGHLTAMVLPNIGAFIAWGFITALFIPTGWFPDAHFAKLVSPMITYLLPLLIGYTGGQIVGDKRGAVAGAIGTMGVIAGADIPMFVGAMIMGPLSGWVIVQVDKRIQHKIPSGFEMVVNNFTLGILGMVMCMFAYEVVGPAVTAANLFVKSGIEALVSTGFLPLLAVINEPAKVLFLNNAIDQGTYYPLGLQQAAETGKSIFFMVASNPGPGLGLLLAYAKFGQGLSKRSAPSAIIIQFFGGIHELYFPYVLMKPIMIVAMIAGAATGIATFNLLGGGLVAGPSPGSIFAYLALTPRGSFIATIAGVASAAIVSFIVASAILKVSKKDKPEDEFEKSVSDMKEMKAEGTVAKPSAHADSAPQTNNIKFVAFACDAGMGSSAMGATTFRRKLEKAGFNVEVKNFAIEKVPSNADIVVTHESLESRATKATGLPVIAIKNFLHDPALDDLMNTISEQA, encoded by the coding sequence GTGACTTCAAATGCAAGAGCTAAGGTGCAAGCTTTTGGCGGCCACTTGACCGCTATGGTATTGCCAAATATCGGAGCCTTTATTGCTTGGGGCTTCATTACCGCATTATTTATCCCAACTGGTTGGTTTCCAGATGCCCATTTTGCCAAGTTAGTTTCACCTATGATCACTTATCTACTGCCACTTCTCATTGGTTATACCGGTGGGCAGATTGTAGGTGACAAACGTGGTGCCGTTGCGGGAGCCATTGGTACGATGGGGGTGATTGCAGGTGCCGATATTCCTATGTTTGTCGGGGCAATGATCATGGGGCCATTAAGTGGCTGGGTGATTGTCCAAGTAGATAAGCGTATTCAGCACAAAATCCCGTCTGGCTTTGAGATGGTGGTAAACAACTTCACTCTTGGCATTCTGGGCATGGTCATGTGTATGTTTGCCTACGAGGTTGTTGGGCCAGCAGTGACAGCGGCCAACCTCTTTGTTAAATCGGGTATTGAAGCACTGGTTTCAACGGGTTTTCTCCCACTGTTGGCTGTCATTAATGAGCCAGCAAAAGTCCTTTTCCTAAACAACGCTATAGACCAAGGTACCTATTATCCTTTAGGGCTTCAACAAGCCGCTGAAACAGGGAAATCTATTTTCTTCATGGTGGCATCCAATCCGGGGCCGGGTTTAGGTTTACTACTGGCCTACGCTAAGTTTGGTCAAGGCTTGAGTAAGCGATCTGCGCCAAGTGCCATCATCATCCAATTCTTCGGAGGTATACATGAGTTGTATTTCCCGTATGTGCTGATGAAGCCAATTATGATAGTGGCAATGATTGCAGGTGCAGCAACAGGTATAGCCACTTTCAACCTACTCGGAGGAGGCCTTGTCGCTGGGCCTAGCCCAGGCTCTATTTTTGCCTACCTAGCTCTGACTCCGCGTGGAAGCTTTATCGCTACCATTGCTGGTGTGGCCTCTGCCGCTATCGTTTCTTTCATCGTTGCTAGTGCAATATTAAAAGTAAGTAAAAAAGATAAGCCAGAGGATGAGTTTGAAAAATCTGTTTCAGATATGAAGGAGATGAAAGCCGAAGGTACAGTGGCGAAGCCATCAGCTCATGCTGATAGTGCACCTCAGACCAATAACATTAAATTTGTGGCATTTGCATGTGATGCAGGTATGGGCTCAAGCGCAATGGGAGCGACGACGTTTAGACGCAAACTGGAAAAAGCTGGGTTTAATGTTGAAGTGAAAAACTTTGCCATTGAGAAAGTGCCAAGCAATGCGGATATCGTCGTCACACACGAAAGCCTAGAAAGTCGAGCAACCAAAGCAACAGGGTTGCCAGTGATTGCAATCAAGAACTTCCTGCACGATCCAGCTTTAGATGACTTAATGAATACGATCAGCGAACAAGCTTAA
- a CDS encoding zinc-binding dehydrogenase: MVQTTAAVICGEKDVQLRTFELPEISDDELLVKNISNSICLSTYKAALLGSNHKRVPEDIAETPVMTGHEYAGVIIKVGKNLTDKFQPGQSFVLQPAMGLPSGYSAGYSYETFGGNATYSIIPQIAIDLGCVLPHNSPYYANASLSEPMSCIIGAFNASYHTTPYVYEHQMGIKEGGSLALLACAGPMGIGAIDYAINGPVRPKRIVVTDIDEDRLARAESLIPRSKAEDNGIELHYVNTAELSDPVSHLVGLNDGRGYDDVMVYAAVAEVLEQADDLLGNDGCLNFFAGPTDKNFKVPFNFFNVHYEATHIVGTSGGSTGDMIESIELSEANKINPSYMITHVGGIEAAPHTILNQLEIPGGKKLIYPHINLPLTPITEFKKLADVDPFFIELDEMLQASNYVWNESAERALLEFYDVSFEA, translated from the coding sequence ATGGTTCAAACAACGGCAGCGGTTATTTGTGGTGAAAAAGATGTGCAATTGAGAACCTTTGAATTGCCAGAAATTTCAGACGATGAGCTTCTAGTAAAAAACATATCCAACAGTATTTGCCTCTCAACGTATAAGGCTGCTTTGTTGGGCAGTAACCATAAGCGAGTACCAGAAGATATCGCTGAAACACCTGTCATGACAGGTCACGAGTATGCTGGTGTCATAATCAAAGTCGGTAAGAACCTAACTGACAAGTTTCAGCCGGGGCAATCATTTGTTTTGCAGCCAGCGATGGGACTTCCTTCAGGGTATTCTGCTGGATACAGTTACGAGACGTTTGGTGGCAATGCGACCTATTCAATCATTCCCCAAATCGCTATTGATCTTGGTTGTGTGCTTCCACACAACAGCCCTTACTATGCGAACGCGTCTTTGTCCGAACCGATGTCATGCATTATCGGCGCTTTTAACGCAAGTTATCATACTACGCCGTATGTTTATGAGCATCAGATGGGGATAAAAGAAGGCGGCTCTTTAGCTTTACTGGCATGTGCAGGCCCAATGGGTATCGGGGCGATAGACTACGCGATTAATGGTCCAGTTAGACCAAAACGTATTGTGGTCACCGATATTGATGAGGATAGGCTGGCACGTGCGGAGAGTTTGATTCCTAGATCCAAAGCCGAGGACAATGGGATTGAGCTGCACTATGTAAACACAGCTGAGCTTAGCGATCCTGTTTCTCACTTAGTTGGCTTAAATGATGGCCGAGGATACGATGATGTGATGGTGTATGCCGCGGTCGCAGAAGTACTTGAACAAGCTGATGATTTGCTTGGCAATGATGGCTGCCTTAACTTTTTTGCCGGTCCAACAGACAAGAACTTTAAAGTTCCTTTCAATTTCTTTAATGTGCACTATGAAGCGACACATATTGTGGGGACATCTGGTGGTTCTACAGGAGATATGATTGAATCTATTGAGCTTTCAGAAGCAAACAAAATCAACCCTTCGTATATGATTACTCACGTAGGCGGTATTGAGGCAGCACCTCATACCATACTCAATCAACTAGAAATTCCGGGTGGTAAGAAGTTGATCTATCCTCATATCAACCTTCCACTAACGCCAATTACAGAGTTTAAAAAGCTTGCAGATGTCGACCCGTTTTTTATTGAGTTGGATGAAATGTTACAAGCCAGTAACTATGTATGGAATGAATCAGCTGAAAGAGCACTGCTTGAATTCTATGATGTCAGTTTCGAAGCGTAG
- a CDS encoding substrate-binding domain-containing protein — MQAYNYMKNDQKNARPTLQDIADRVGITKMTVSRYIRNPDSVASKTQEKIAKVIEELGYIQNRAPAMLANASSKAIGVLLPSLSNQVFANFAQGIEVITKEYGYETLIAHYSYDELEEESKIASMLSYQVDGLILTSTEHTQRSVQMIKTANIPVVEAMELPESPIDMAVGLDHELAAYTMVKEMLTKGKRNIAYFGARMDKRTQLRMNGYDRAIKEKKLEPKHILTSEHSSFTLGKDLIEQALDRYPDIDGAFCTNDDIAIGIILACQSKGISVPDQISVAGCNALDIGQAISPALASIATPRYEMGKMSAGLLLDTIKGDSNSEKVVDMGFSISRGESI, encoded by the coding sequence ATTCAAGCATATAACTATATGAAAAACGATCAGAAAAACGCTAGGCCAACTCTACAAGATATTGCTGACCGAGTTGGCATCACAAAAATGACTGTCAGTCGTTATATACGCAATCCCGATTCCGTCGCGAGCAAAACCCAAGAGAAAATTGCAAAAGTCATAGAAGAGCTAGGCTATATCCAAAACAGAGCTCCGGCAATGCTAGCGAATGCCTCAAGTAAAGCCATTGGAGTGTTGCTTCCATCCCTTTCCAACCAAGTGTTCGCCAACTTCGCTCAAGGCATTGAAGTCATCACTAAAGAGTATGGCTATGAGACTTTGATAGCCCACTATAGTTACGATGAACTAGAAGAGGAAAGTAAAATTGCTTCTATGCTTTCCTATCAAGTTGATGGGCTTATTTTGACCAGCACCGAGCATACCCAGCGCAGTGTACAGATGATAAAAACTGCCAATATCCCCGTCGTTGAAGCGATGGAATTGCCAGAAAGTCCAATAGATATGGCTGTGGGTTTAGACCATGAGTTAGCCGCTTATACAATGGTCAAAGAAATGCTCACCAAAGGAAAACGTAATATTGCCTACTTTGGTGCGCGTATGGATAAACGTACTCAATTGCGAATGAATGGCTATGACCGCGCGATAAAAGAAAAGAAACTAGAGCCTAAACATATTCTCACTTCTGAGCACTCTAGCTTTACATTAGGTAAAGATCTTATCGAGCAAGCGTTAGACCGTTACCCTGATATTGATGGTGCATTTTGTACCAACGATGACATTGCCATTGGCATTATATTGGCGTGCCAAAGCAAAGGAATTTCAGTTCCGGATCAAATCAGTGTCGCTGGGTGCAATGCGTTAGATATCGGCCAAGCAATCTCTCCAGCATTGGCAAGTATTGCAACACCGCGCTATGAGATGGGGAAAATGAGTGCAGGGCTACTCCTCGATACGATTAAAGGTGACTCTAACTCTGAAAAAGTGGTTGATATGGGCTTTTCCATATCACGTGGTGAAAGTATTTAA
- a CDS encoding gluconokinase: protein MNEIQTKPSAVFIIMGVSSTGKSTVGASFASAINAKFIDGDDLHPKANVLKMSQGEPLNDQDRAPWLERIRDAAFSIEKKNEVGVIVCSALKQTYRDQIREGNNKVVFLHLHAEKEVIAKRMLNREGHFMPLSLLDSQFATLEIPNANEPSTHHVDVSGSIDEVVQQCIAVSDTYLG from the coding sequence ATGAACGAGATACAAACGAAACCATCTGCTGTATTTATCATCATGGGAGTCAGCAGTACAGGTAAATCTACCGTAGGGGCGTCCTTTGCCAGTGCAATCAATGCTAAGTTTATTGATGGCGATGATCTTCACCCGAAAGCGAATGTTTTGAAGATGTCTCAAGGGGAGCCACTCAATGACCAAGACAGAGCACCGTGGCTTGAGCGTATTCGAGACGCGGCCTTTAGCATCGAGAAAAAAAATGAGGTGGGTGTGATTGTCTGTTCAGCGCTTAAACAAACTTACCGAGATCAAATTCGTGAAGGGAACAATAAGGTTGTGTTCCTCCATTTGCATGCAGAAAAAGAAGTGATTGCCAAAAGAATGCTCAATCGAGAAGGGCACTTTATGCCTTTGTCTCTTCTGGACAGTCAGTTTGCCACACTTGAAATACCTAATGCTAACGAGCCGTCGACTCATCATGTTGATGTCTCCGGTTCTATAGATGAAGTTGTTCAACAATGTATTGCGGTTAGTGATACGTATCTAGGTTAA
- the edd gene encoding phosphogluconate dehydratase, with translation MDKAILEVTRNIVERSKDRRSAYVSRMEKHMERGVDRSRLACGNLAHVVSVCSQQDKSSILDFTKINLGIVTAYSDMVSAHQPYERYPDMIRSIVRTLGHTAQVAGSVPAMCDGVTQGQEGMDISMFSRDLIAQATAVGLSHNAFDCNILLGICDKIAPGQIIGALSFGHLPSCFMPSGPMSTGISNDEKVRVRQQFVSGEVGSDVLQDMENKAYHSPGTCTFYGTANTNQLVFEAMGLMLPGSAFVPVDSDLRQQLNIETTKNMVAVSGAMKRPLYKIIDEKSLVNSLVALIASGGSTNHTIHMIAIARAAGFIITWDDFDALSDVVPLLARVYPNGPADINSFQQAGGVPTLMKMLNDRGLIHMDATPVYGSMQDYLTLPEISEGQLIFKPVMDSKNAEVIAPNGQYFSETGGLKVLSGNIGRGVMKVSAVAADHRTVSAPALVFESQHLVKEAYERGELDRDAVIVVHHNGPAANGMPELHMLMPILGSQMAKGFKTALLTDGRLSGASGKVPAVIHMTPEAKRGGNIGKIRDGDLITINGDTNEVFVEADLETREVLDVDLSHTIVGSGRELFNIFRQNISSAETGATILE, from the coding sequence ATGGATAAAGCGATACTTGAGGTTACTCGAAATATTGTAGAGAGAAGCAAGGATAGACGCTCGGCCTATGTTTCTCGTATGGAGAAGCACATGGAGCGGGGCGTCGACCGCTCAAGACTTGCATGTGGAAATCTAGCTCATGTTGTTTCAGTTTGCTCTCAGCAGGACAAAAGCTCGATTCTGGATTTCACCAAAATAAACCTAGGTATAGTGACTGCTTATAGTGACATGGTCAGTGCCCATCAACCATATGAACGCTATCCAGATATGATACGTTCAATTGTGCGTACGCTAGGCCATACAGCTCAAGTTGCAGGTTCTGTTCCAGCTATGTGCGATGGTGTGACTCAAGGGCAAGAAGGCATGGATATTTCTATGTTTTCTCGCGACTTAATTGCACAAGCCACGGCTGTCGGGCTAAGCCATAATGCTTTTGATTGCAATATCTTGCTGGGTATTTGCGACAAAATAGCACCGGGCCAAATCATCGGAGCCTTGTCATTTGGCCACTTACCTTCCTGCTTTATGCCATCTGGGCCGATGTCAACAGGGATCAGCAATGACGAGAAAGTAAGAGTTAGGCAGCAATTCGTTTCTGGTGAGGTGGGAAGCGATGTTTTACAGGATATGGAAAACAAGGCTTACCATTCTCCCGGAACATGTACTTTCTATGGGACAGCAAACACAAACCAACTGGTTTTCGAAGCCATGGGGTTAATGCTTCCCGGATCTGCATTTGTTCCCGTCGATAGCGACTTAAGGCAGCAACTAAACATCGAAACAACAAAAAATATGGTTGCTGTTTCAGGAGCGATGAAAAGGCCACTTTACAAAATTATCGATGAGAAATCGCTCGTCAATTCACTGGTTGCGTTGATTGCCTCAGGAGGCAGTACCAATCACACCATTCATATGATTGCTATTGCCCGAGCAGCTGGTTTTATCATTACATGGGATGACTTTGATGCTTTGTCGGACGTGGTTCCACTGCTTGCTCGAGTCTATCCAAATGGACCTGCAGACATTAACAGCTTTCAGCAGGCGGGTGGCGTGCCAACATTGATGAAGATGCTCAATGATCGCGGTTTGATTCACATGGATGCGACCCCTGTGTATGGCTCAATGCAGGATTACCTTACGTTGCCGGAAATAAGTGAAGGTCAGCTAATATTTAAGCCTGTGATGGACTCGAAAAATGCAGAAGTTATAGCGCCAAATGGCCAGTACTTTAGTGAAACGGGTGGTTTGAAGGTATTGTCGGGTAATATTGGGCGCGGCGTAATGAAGGTTAGTGCCGTCGCCGCTGATCATCGCACAGTGTCGGCTCCAGCGCTTGTGTTTGAAAGTCAGCATCTAGTGAAAGAAGCGTATGAACGCGGAGAGCTAGACCGAGACGCAGTGATTGTTGTTCATCACAATGGGCCAGCGGCAAATGGAATGCCCGAACTACATATGCTTATGCCAATCTTAGGCAGTCAAATGGCTAAGGGGTTTAAAACTGCTTTGCTCACAGATGGCAGGCTATCAGGAGCATCAGGAAAAGTGCCAGCCGTGATACACATGACGCCTGAGGCAAAACGTGGAGGCAACATTGGCAAGATTCGTGATGGTGACTTAATCACAATAAACGGTGACACCAATGAAGTTTTTGTTGAAGCAGATCTTGAGACCAGAGAAGTGTTAGACGTCGATTTGTCTCATACTATTGTTGGATCTGGGCGTGAACTTTTTAATATTTTTAGACAAAACATCTCCAGTGCGGAAACTGGGGCAACTATTTTGGAGTAA
- the gntU gene encoding gluconate transporter, producing MSDLTLILTAVGSILLLLFLVMKVRLHAVVALILVSMGAGVFSGMSPETIAATIQKGMGGTLGFVAVVVALGAMFGKVMEETGALDQVAHTLLNKFGTDRANWALTFTGFICALPLFFDVAVVLLIGIAFAVVRRGGGSVTKIGIALLAGIATCQAFMVPAPGPILVASQLHADFGYMILFGILASIPAMILGGPIWGNYIAKHVHVELPEDHNTDDNERVGDKVPTFRLAISLILLPLFMIALNTIGGRFVEQGSSLQHWLQFIGHPFTAIITACLAAFYQLGYRRGVSNERIMEICGSALQPAGVIILVTGAGGVFKQVLIDSGVGAALGNILAGSGLPVVMLAFILAAAVRVIQGSATVAMLTTCGLIIPMLQPLGLDGAQLAAVTIAIGGGAIVLSHVNDSGFWLANKFLGLSEVQTLKTWTVMETIIGTTGGVVALLISLFL from the coding sequence ATGTCTGATTTGACGCTAATTCTGACAGCTGTAGGATCCATCTTGCTGCTGCTATTTCTGGTAATGAAGGTAAGACTTCATGCCGTTGTTGCCTTGATCCTAGTATCAATGGGCGCAGGTGTTTTCTCTGGAATGAGCCCTGAAACGATTGCCGCTACCATTCAAAAAGGTATGGGTGGCACACTAGGTTTTGTGGCCGTTGTTGTCGCTCTTGGTGCCATGTTCGGCAAGGTCATGGAAGAGACTGGCGCACTCGATCAAGTCGCTCACACTCTGTTAAATAAGTTTGGCACCGATCGCGCTAACTGGGCTCTTACGTTCACTGGTTTTATCTGTGCACTGCCTTTGTTCTTTGATGTAGCGGTTGTTCTGCTGATCGGTATCGCATTCGCCGTTGTTCGCCGTGGCGGAGGCAGCGTTACGAAAATCGGTATCGCTCTGCTAGCTGGAATTGCGACTTGTCAGGCATTTATGGTGCCAGCGCCAGGCCCTATCTTAGTTGCATCACAACTACATGCTGACTTTGGCTACATGATTTTGTTTGGCATCCTTGCTTCTATTCCAGCGATGATTTTAGGTGGTCCAATTTGGGGTAACTACATTGCTAAGCATGTTCACGTTGAGCTGCCAGAAGATCACAACACCGATGACAACGAGCGTGTTGGAGACAAAGTTCCGACCTTCAGACTAGCGATTTCATTGATTCTGCTACCGCTATTTATGATTGCGCTTAACACCATTGGCGGCCGATTTGTTGAACAAGGTTCTTCTCTTCAACATTGGCTACAGTTTATCGGTCATCCGTTTACCGCAATCATCACAGCCTGCTTAGCTGCGTTTTACCAACTAGGCTATCGCCGCGGCGTTTCCAATGAACGCATCATGGAGATCTGTGGCTCAGCACTGCAACCTGCGGGCGTTATTATCCTTGTTACTGGCGCAGGCGGAGTATTTAAACAAGTGCTTATCGATTCTGGTGTGGGCGCTGCATTAGGCAATATTTTGGCAGGTTCTGGGCTACCTGTTGTAATGCTGGCGTTCATTCTGGCAGCTGCAGTTCGCGTTATCCAAGGTTCAGCGACAGTAGCAATGCTCACCACTTGTGGCTTGATCATCCCAATGCTTCAACCATTAGGGCTCGATGGTGCACAACTGGCGGCAGTCACTATCGCAATTGGTGGCGGCGCTATCGTGTTATCACATGTGAATGACTCAGGCTTTTGGTTAGCAAACAAATTCCTAGGGCTAAGCGAAGTTCAGACTCTTAAAACATGGACAGTCATGGAAACAATCATCGGCACAACAGGTGGCGTAGTTGC
- a CDS encoding bifunctional 4-hydroxy-2-oxoglutarate aldolase/2-dehydro-3-deoxy-phosphogluconate aldolase, translated as MSWEISPQQVFSASPIVPVMVIKNVEDAIPMAQALLDGGISIFEITLRTECALEAIRLISQQFPDILVGAGTVLDKQQYDSAVEAGAKFIISPGYTPELLSYGLEQSVPLIPGVSTASEIMYARSLGYKHLKFFPAEANGGAPALKAISAPLADIQFCPTGGVNPKNIADYLAIKSVATAGGSWMLPEDLITAGNWSAITELTKEAVQLVS; from the coding sequence ATGAGTTGGGAAATTTCTCCACAGCAAGTATTTAGTGCGTCACCAATTGTACCTGTCATGGTGATCAAAAACGTTGAGGATGCAATACCGATGGCGCAAGCCTTATTGGACGGCGGTATCAGTATTTTTGAAATTACGTTAAGGACAGAGTGTGCTCTAGAAGCGATTCGTCTAATTTCACAACAGTTTCCTGATATTTTAGTTGGCGCAGGAACGGTGCTAGACAAACAACAATATGACTCTGCAGTTGAAGCCGGTGCGAAATTTATTATTTCACCGGGATACACGCCAGAGTTACTAAGCTATGGTTTGGAACAAAGCGTTCCATTGATTCCTGGTGTGTCCACTGCTTCAGAAATTATGTATGCACGGAGCTTAGGTTATAAGCACCTCAAGTTCTTCCCTGCCGAAGCTAATGGAGGTGCGCCAGCTCTAAAAGCGATTTCGGCGCCATTGGCGGATATCCAGTTTTGCCCAACCGGTGGCGTGAATCCGAAAAATATTGCTGACTATTTGGCAATAAAATCGGTCGCGACCGCTGGTGGTTCTTGGATGCTACCAGAGGATCTGATTACCGCGGGTAACTGGAGTGCAATCACTGAACTAACTAAAGAAGCGGTTCAGTTGGTGAGCTAA
- a CDS encoding PTS sugar transporter subunit IIA, translating to MLYDLIDHDLIDVFDHDQCHWEEAVKETTRYLQSKGYVTEDYANAIIQSTHDNGPYYVLCPGVAMPHARPEASVLKTGLGIHVYKTPIDFGSDLGPSNVLLTLAAKDSDTHIEVIQALSEMLVEEENIEKLSQASSKEDVLEIIQRY from the coding sequence ATGCTTTATGACCTTATTGACCACGATCTAATTGATGTCTTTGATCACGACCAATGCCACTGGGAAGAAGCGGTCAAAGAAACCACTCGTTACCTACAAAGCAAAGGCTACGTAACTGAAGATTACGCGAATGCGATTATTCAGTCTACCCATGACAATGGCCCTTACTATGTACTCTGTCCGGGAGTGGCAATGCCTCATGCGCGTCCTGAAGCAAGTGTTTTGAAGACCGGTCTTGGCATTCACGTATACAAAACCCCCATCGACTTTGGTTCCGATCTAGGGCCATCTAATGTGCTGCTTACTCTAGCGGCGAAAGACTCTGATACCCACATTGAAGTGATTCAAGCGTTGAGTGAAATGTTGGTTGAAGAAGAAAACATTGAAAAGTTATCGCAAGCGTCATCGAAAGAAGACGTTCTGGAAATTATTCAGCGTTATTAA